A window from bacterium encodes these proteins:
- a CDS encoding DUF3108 domain-containing protein, producing MFVSGALVSLNRPRCRFARRGRKHTATGVWQGAVLLAFVFLPLAPVAAQNFPSHDPFNAQLLVDDQLRYRTVSGHNVFGEAMVTITHDRAAGVIHVTEATTGLFARSTTFTLRADSTLGPVNSHTIVFDDELTREVRLRYDGRAVTGVVKRPEVLGGDVTINRRLSPGAADVYAVHYLLRTGRLAVGRTLTFPIFDAMENEETIARAWVVRTEEVSVPAGSFHCYRVEGFSGKARWILLLESAAPHRIIKQILPTAHLTFELVEVAATF from the coding sequence ATGTTCGTTTCCGGTGCGCTCGTTTCGTTGAACCGGCCGCGGTGCCGCTTTGCCCGGCGGGGCAGGAAGCACACGGCGACAGGCGTGTGGCAGGGAGCGGTGCTTCTCGCTTTCGTATTCCTGCCGCTCGCGCCCGTGGCTGCCCAAAACTTCCCATCGCACGACCCTTTCAACGCGCAATTGTTGGTGGATGATCAACTGCGCTATCGCACCGTCTCCGGGCACAATGTGTTCGGCGAGGCCATGGTCACGATCACGCATGATCGGGCCGCCGGCGTCATTCACGTCACCGAAGCCACAACGGGATTGTTTGCGCGCTCCACCACCTTCACGTTGCGCGCCGATTCGACGCTTGGTCCGGTGAACAGCCACACGATCGTGTTCGATGATGAATTGACGCGGGAAGTCCGGTTGCGCTACGACGGTCGCGCCGTCACCGGCGTGGTGAAACGGCCGGAGGTTCTCGGCGGCGATGTGACCATCAACCGCCGCCTCTCTCCCGGAGCCGCGGATGTGTACGCCGTGCATTATCTCCTGCGCACTGGCCGGCTGGCTGTGGGCCGTACTCTCACTTTCCCGATTTTCGACGCCATGGAAAATGAGGAAACCATCGCACGCGCCTGGGTGGTGCGCACCGAAGAGGTGTCGGTTCCCGCGGGTTCGTTCCACTGCTATCGCGTCGAAGGATTTTCCGGCAAAGCGCGCTGGATTCTGCTGCTGGAGAGCGCAGCACCGCACCGCATCATTAAACAGATTCTGCCCACCGCTCATTTGACTTTCGAATTGGTCGAAGTCGCCGCCACCTTTTGA
- a CDS encoding gamma-glutamylcyclotransferase: MLFTDHLPKSTLFRLRPHSSPAAETTNLLFVYGTLMRGMERADFLDNPDKASFAGPATAAGRLYDVGAFPGMIESSGGEQVHGELHQVHDPEIFFETLDLIQGYWPDQPARSLYIRKIIPVTAAQGEARAWSYILNLPVSGLTLIPSGDFRLYQPAAHWLED, encoded by the coding sequence ATGCTATTCACCGATCATCTCCCCAAAAGCACTTTGTTTCGGTTGCGGCCACACAGTTCTCCGGCAGCGGAAACAACCAACCTTCTTTTCGTCTATGGCACACTCATGCGCGGCATGGAGCGCGCTGATTTTTTGGACAATCCGGACAAGGCCAGCTTCGCCGGGCCTGCCACCGCCGCCGGCAGATTGTACGACGTCGGCGCCTTCCCCGGCATGATCGAAAGCAGCGGCGGCGAGCAGGTGCACGGCGAGCTGCATCAGGTGCATGATCCCGAGATTTTTTTCGAGACGCTGGATTTGATTCAGGGTTACTGGCCGGATCAACCGGCGCGCAGCCTCTACATTCGCAAGATCATCCCGGTGACCGCTGCACAAGGAGAGGCGCGGGCCTGGTCGTACATTCTCAACCTGCCAGTGTCCGGCCTCACACTGATTCCGTCCGGAGATTTCCGCCTTTATCAACCCGCTGCCCACTGGCTGGAAGACTGA